One genomic region from Candidatus Nitrosopumilus koreensis AR1 encodes:
- the serB gene encoding phosphoserine phosphatase SerB, protein MLVIFDVEGVLYDEEYLPILAEKINKQDEIWAITKQGIQGKINWEEGLRTRVAALKGLDQKTCQEVSDALPIMTGAKEACRALKAAGWKLMAVSGGFTLMMERLQKELNLDYVYSNELIFKDGKLDGVKINVDSDKSKSAKIKIEEWGEKKEDIVCVVDGANDVKLFDICGLGIAYRAQDIVKDLATTTLEEKDLSKILDIINKHYKLELEVPTPA, encoded by the coding sequence TTGTTAGTAATTTTTGATGTGGAGGGAGTTTTGTATGATGAAGAATATCTGCCAATTCTTGCAGAAAAGATCAATAAGCAAGATGAGATTTGGGCAATTACCAAACAAGGAATTCAAGGTAAAATTAACTGGGAAGAAGGACTTCGAACTCGTGTTGCTGCACTAAAAGGGTTAGATCAAAAAACATGTCAAGAAGTTTCAGATGCTTTGCCTATCATGACTGGTGCAAAAGAAGCATGTAGAGCATTGAAGGCGGCAGGTTGGAAACTGATGGCTGTATCTGGAGGATTTACCTTGATGATGGAAAGATTACAAAAAGAATTGAACTTGGATTATGTTTATTCTAATGAACTGATTTTCAAAGATGGTAAACTTGACGGTGTAAAAATTAATGTTGATTCTGATAAATCAAAATCTGCAAAAATAAAAATTGAAGAATGGGGTGAAAAGAAGGAAGATATTGTCTGTGTGGTTGATGGCGCAAATGATGTCAAATTATTTGATATCTGTGGGCTGGGAATTGCATATAGAGCACAGGACATAGTTAAAGATTTAGCAACTACAACTCTAGAAGAAAAAGATCTTTCAAAAATATTGGATATTATCAACAAACATTACAAGTTAGAATTAGAAGTTCCAACACCTGCATAA
- the cofE gene encoding coenzyme F420-0:L-glutamate ligase: MEIIPITIEKEIDTSDDLSQLILSSNEIQDGDILIIAQKIISKQEGRLVDLSTVKPSLLSEGISSQYQKDPRITELILSESKRIIRMKNGILIVETNDGVICANAGIDESNVKEGFATLLPVNSDKSASIIRKRIFEQTKKDVAVIISDTFGRPFRMGQTNCAIGISGMSPIIDYEGTKDTFGKTLRVTAIAIADELSSASELVMGKTLQNPVAIVRGYSFQKSNCGITELIRPEHEDLFR, from the coding sequence TTGGAAATTATTCCCATAACTATTGAAAAAGAAATTGATACTTCTGATGATCTTTCACAATTAATTCTCTCTTCAAATGAAATTCAAGATGGTGATATTCTAATAATTGCCCAAAAAATAATTTCAAAACAAGAAGGACGTTTAGTTGATTTATCTACTGTAAAACCCTCCTTGCTTTCTGAAGGGATTAGTTCTCAATATCAAAAGGATCCCCGAATAACTGAATTAATTTTGTCTGAATCAAAACGAATCATTAGAATGAAAAATGGAATTTTAATTGTTGAAACAAATGATGGTGTAATTTGTGCTAATGCAGGCATTGACGAAAGTAATGTTAAAGAAGGCTTTGCAACATTGTTGCCGGTAAATTCTGATAAATCTGCAAGTATTATACGTAAAAGAATTTTTGAGCAAACAAAAAAAGATGTTGCAGTAATAATCTCCGACACATTTGGCCGTCCGTTTAGAATGGGGCAAACTAATTGCGCTATAGGGATTTCTGGAATGTCTCCTATAATTGATTATGAAGGAACTAAAGATACTTTTGGAAAAACTTTACGTGTTACTGCAATTGCAATTGCAGATGAACTTTCATCTGCATCTGAACTAGTCATGGGTAAAACATTGCAAAATCCTGTGGCGATAGTTCGTGGTTACTCCTTCCAAAAATCTAATTGCGGGATAACTGAATTAATTCGTCCTGAACATGAAGATCTTTTTCGATAA
- a CDS encoding PHP-associated domain-containing protein, whose product MPINVELHCHNSFSNFHVGDDEPPYDCDISIRDQLERSYNLGLDAIFVTNHNTLDGYHQLLEYKNDHSKFKNIDVFPAEEITTDTGAHVLAYGIHDAISPGLSLEEVIDEVRKQSGVSSAPHPFSLLDALRDGAKKCDMVEVFNSNNVDILSNARATEFALDNNMIQVAGSDSHVLSTLGRCVNVIDSENNLDDILFSMKHGKIKISQTGYAHQTETLDHLRYKINNSKEYLIDYISEHYPNAKWLLTLLLRIYDSNQNSHMWSLFYKIAIYLMKRISQKINFQNQDPSFMKDRNLATMFKMAL is encoded by the coding sequence ATGCCAATAAACGTTGAATTACATTGTCATAATTCTTTTTCAAATTTTCACGTAGGTGATGATGAACCTCCCTATGATTGTGATATTTCAATTAGGGATCAACTTGAGCGATCATACAATTTAGGATTAGATGCAATTTTTGTTACAAATCACAACACATTGGATGGTTATCATCAATTACTGGAATACAAAAATGATCACTCAAAATTTAAAAATATAGATGTTTTTCCCGCTGAAGAAATTACTACTGATACTGGAGCACATGTCTTAGCTTATGGAATACATGATGCAATATCTCCTGGGTTGTCTCTTGAAGAAGTTATAGATGAGGTTAGAAAACAAAGTGGTGTTTCATCTGCCCCTCACCCATTTAGTTTACTTGATGCATTGCGTGACGGTGCTAAAAAATGTGATATGGTTGAAGTTTTTAATAGCAATAACGTTGATATTTTGTCTAATGCTCGTGCAACTGAGTTTGCTCTAGACAATAACATGATACAAGTTGCTGGAAGTGACTCTCATGTTTTGTCGACTCTGGGCAGATGTGTAAATGTAATTGATTCAGAAAACAACCTTGATGATATTTTATTTTCAATGAAACATGGGAAAATCAAAATTTCGCAAACCGGCTATGCACATCAGACTGAAACTCTTGATCACCTGCGATACAAAATTAATAATTCGAAAGAATATTTGATTGATTATATCTCTGAACACTATCCTAACGCAAAATGGCTTTTGACATTGTTATTGAGAATTTATGATTCCAATCAAAATAGTCACATGTGGTCTCTTTTTTACAAAATTGCAATTTATTTGATGAAGAGAATTTCACAAAAAATCAATTTCCAAAATCAGGATCCAAGTTTCATGAAAGACCGAAATCTTGCAACCATGTTCAAAATGGCATTGTAA
- a CDS encoding sulfurtransferase TusA family protein: MSESTEKKLDATGLFCPEPVFRTKIEIERMQVGETLTVSADDPAAEDDISRWVTRNGHELLDMSKNGDVITFQIKKVK; the protein is encoded by the coding sequence ATGTCAGAATCAACAGAAAAAAAATTAGATGCAACAGGATTATTCTGCCCAGAACCTGTATTTAGAACAAAAATTGAAATTGAAAGAATGCAAGTAGGTGAAACATTAACTGTTTCTGCAGATGATCCTGCTGCTGAAGATGATATCTCTAGATGGGTGACAAGAAATGGTCATGAGTTATTAGATATGTCAAAAAATGGCGATGTAATTACATTTCAAATTAAAAAGGTGAAATAA
- a CDS encoding cysteine synthase family protein has product MTTVTDTDVLNRVGNTPLVPLTLSHDNVEYSAKLEGHNPFGSVKDRAAYWMIKDGEERGILTKGKSIIIEPTSGNTGIALTGIANLLGYKVEIVIPEKASNETKDIIRNLGAKVFETSDDLCPKVGAGTDQSIALATSIASSRPDTYYSPNQYANEANFKGHYIGTGPEIWKQTDGKITHFFTGVGTGGTITGIGAFLKEKNPNVKIIGCQPQQNHLIQGWRNFEESAKPDLFLKRENVVDDWVSVDNDEAFSVVKEVFEKDQLLISPSSAAVYACMKKYPIEGDACVVGIFADDGRKFKSVYAKQHVLSEEEFENYLKDAKYMSELAY; this is encoded by the coding sequence ATGACGACTGTAACTGATACAGATGTTTTGAATCGTGTTGGTAATACTCCTTTGGTACCGTTGACTTTGTCTCATGATAACGTAGAATATTCTGCAAAATTAGAAGGTCACAATCCATTTGGTTCAGTTAAAGATAGAGCTGCTTATTGGATGATAAAAGACGGTGAGGAAAGAGGCATCTTAACAAAAGGCAAGAGCATTATCATCGAACCTACTTCTGGAAATACTGGAATTGCATTAACTGGTATTGCAAATCTGTTAGGATACAAAGTTGAGATAGTAATTCCTGAAAAAGCAAGCAATGAAACTAAAGATATTATTCGAAATTTAGGTGCTAAGGTATTTGAAACAAGTGATGATTTGTGCCCTAAAGTTGGCGCAGGAACTGATCAAAGCATTGCACTTGCAACCTCTATTGCATCATCAAGACCTGATACATATTATTCTCCAAACCAATACGCAAATGAAGCAAATTTCAAAGGACACTATATTGGAACAGGGCCTGAAATCTGGAAGCAAACTGATGGTAAGATAACTCATTTCTTTACTGGTGTTGGTACTGGTGGAACAATTACTGGAATTGGTGCATTTCTTAAAGAAAAAAATCCAAATGTGAAAATTATTGGATGCCAACCTCAACAAAACCATCTGATTCAAGGGTGGAGAAATTTTGAGGAATCTGCAAAGCCTGACTTGTTTTTGAAACGAGAAAACGTTGTTGATGATTGGGTTTCTGTTGATAATGATGAAGCATTCTCTGTGGTGAAAGAAGTTTTTGAAAAAGATCAACTGTTGATTAGCCCTTCTTCAGCAGCAGTGTATGCATGTATGAAAAAATATCCTATTGAAGGGGATGCATGTGTAGTTGGAATTTTTGCTGATGATGGAAGAAAATTCAAGAGTGTATATGCTAAACAACATGTACTTTCTGAAGAAGAATTTGAAAATTATCTTAAAGATGCAAAATACATGTCAGAATTGGCCTACTGA